Proteins encoded within one genomic window of Dyadobacter chenhuakuii:
- the pyrR gene encoding bifunctional pyr operon transcriptional regulator/uracil phosphoribosyltransferase PyrR — protein MPQKRLILSSPLLEIMTSRLCQELIENHQDFANSVVMGLQPRGIHFAERIIAELRERTGKDIPMGHLDATFYRDDFRRRESPLLPNKTNVPFLIEGKRVILIDDVLSTGRMVRAALDAMTAFGRPKTVELMVLIDRRYNREIPIDPDYVGMQVSTVESQRVQVEWKEQGFEADHIWMVD, from the coding sequence ATGCCCCAAAAACGATTAATACTAAGCAGCCCGCTGCTGGAAATCATGACCAGCCGGTTGTGCCAGGAACTGATTGAGAATCACCAGGATTTTGCCAACTCCGTGGTGATGGGACTGCAACCGCGGGGAATACATTTTGCCGAACGCATTATTGCCGAACTGAGAGAACGCACGGGAAAAGACATTCCAATGGGGCACCTGGATGCAACTTTCTATCGCGACGATTTTCGGAGACGGGAATCTCCGCTCCTACCCAATAAAACCAATGTCCCTTTTTTGATCGAAGGAAAAAGAGTGATCCTCATCGACGACGTGCTTTCAACCGGCCGCATGGTGCGGGCGGCGCTTGATGCTATGACAGCCTTTGGACGCCCCAAAACTGTTGAGCTAATGGTCCTGATCGACCGTCGCTACAACAGGGAGATCCCTATTGACCCGGATTATGTCGGCATGCAGGTAAGTACGGTCGAAAGTCAGCGCGTGCAGGTGGAATGGAAAGAACAAGGCTTTGAGGCAGACCATATCTGGATGGTCGATTAA
- the pth gene encoding aminoacyl-tRNA hydrolase gives MKYLIAGLGNIGPEYAFTRHNVGFMVLDRLAAQHDFKFSFEKLAFVAEWKHKGRQIYFIKPTTFMNLSGKAIRYYMDQFKVQEENLLVILDELQLPFGTLRIKPKGSHGGHNGLKNIEELLASTNYPRLRFGIGNNFPRGRQVDYVLKPFSNEEMTELPIFLDNAGDMVLSFCTLGIQSTMNNYNQ, from the coding sequence ATGAAATATCTGATTGCCGGGTTGGGAAATATAGGTCCGGAGTACGCATTCACCAGGCATAATGTCGGATTTATGGTGCTGGACAGGCTAGCTGCGCAGCATGATTTTAAATTTTCTTTCGAAAAACTCGCATTCGTGGCGGAGTGGAAGCACAAAGGCAGACAAATATATTTTATCAAGCCTACGACATTCATGAACCTAAGCGGCAAAGCGATCCGCTATTACATGGATCAGTTTAAAGTGCAGGAAGAGAATCTGCTGGTCATTCTCGACGAACTGCAACTACCATTCGGAACGTTGCGGATTAAGCCAAAGGGAAGCCATGGCGGGCATAATGGACTAAAAAATATTGAGGAGCTGCTGGCGTCAACAAATTATCCCCGTTTGCGGTTTGGAATAGGAAATAATTTTCCGAGAGGAAGGCAGGTAGATTATGTGCTAAAACCTTTTTCCAATGAAGAAATGACCGAGCTGCCCATATTTTTGGATAACGCTGGCGATATGGTTCTTTCATTTTGTACTTTGGGAATACAGTCGACAATGAATAATTATAACCAATGA
- a CDS encoding OmpA family protein gives MLVILLTGLCFPSFSQSQWTYDFNNGLTPIENAGPSLKVLGQPGKYVKEKIPGSDDLSRTIYQFEKNSGLQFNNAEAKGFLSKSFTVEVYFKMDELDSWKRVLDFKNRKSDYGSYIYDGKLNFYDFAIGEKAPVRANQYVHYVYSRDFETKIIKMYINGQSKLEFKDPGTEGMLDNDQVLNFFQDDLIANHESSAGSIVLIRVYDRVMTPVFVRRSYQTISRASKAAVAEKEEEKQPEEKPAVKEPAKRNTNLAVVTGRVYDGKNLKPVNDADVTVRKSNSDSLVASTKTVNGIYNFELRPYETYRISAQAEGFQSKSVSVKVSNRFEEVKSLISLSESTYDTPLSTLYFTQSTDVLEDDALRGLDSLVSYFQKRDNLRIVLKGHTDNTGDFAKNLELSNMRVATVKSYLLGKGIDENRISGSGYGSAQPSRMNQTEALKRSNRRVEIWAEPIKR, from the coding sequence ATGCTGGTAATTCTTCTTACCGGACTTTGTTTTCCTTCCTTTTCGCAAAGTCAATGGACCTACGACTTCAACAATGGCCTTACTCCTATTGAAAATGCCGGCCCGTCTTTAAAAGTGCTCGGGCAGCCTGGAAAATATGTCAAAGAGAAAATTCCGGGTTCTGATGATTTGAGCAGGACCATTTATCAATTCGAAAAAAACAGTGGTTTACAGTTCAATAACGCGGAGGCCAAAGGTTTTTTGAGTAAATCTTTCACGGTTGAGGTCTATTTTAAAATGGATGAGCTCGACAGCTGGAAAAGGGTTCTCGATTTTAAAAACAGGAAAAGCGACTACGGCAGTTATATATACGACGGCAAGCTCAATTTCTACGATTTTGCGATCGGAGAAAAAGCACCTGTACGTGCAAACCAGTATGTACATTATGTGTACTCGCGCGATTTCGAGACCAAGATCATTAAAATGTATATCAATGGTCAATCGAAATTGGAGTTCAAAGATCCTGGAACGGAGGGAATGCTGGATAATGACCAGGTTCTTAATTTCTTCCAGGATGACCTCATCGCTAATCACGAATCCAGTGCCGGCTCCATTGTTCTTATCCGCGTGTACGACCGTGTGATGACGCCCGTTTTTGTAAGAAGAAGTTATCAGACGATCAGCAGGGCATCCAAAGCAGCGGTGGCCGAAAAAGAGGAAGAAAAGCAACCAGAGGAGAAACCCGCCGTTAAAGAACCTGCAAAAAGAAACACCAATCTGGCCGTTGTAACAGGTCGTGTCTACGATGGAAAGAACCTGAAACCCGTGAATGATGCCGATGTAACGGTCCGCAAATCCAACTCGGATTCGTTGGTGGCATCGACCAAAACGGTTAACGGGATCTATAACTTTGAACTACGGCCTTACGAAACATATCGCATTTCGGCCCAGGCAGAAGGCTTTCAATCCAAAAGTGTATCAGTAAAAGTTTCAAACAGGTTTGAAGAGGTGAAGTCGCTGATCAGCCTTTCGGAATCGACTTACGATACACCGTTATCCACATTATATTTTACGCAAAGCACGGATGTGCTGGAAGATGATGCACTGCGAGGCCTTGATTCGCTTGTTTCTTATTTTCAGAAGCGGGATAATTTAAGGATTGTGCTGAAAGGCCATACGGACAACACCGGCGATTTTGCTAAGAATTTAGAGTTGTCGAACATGCGTGTGGCGACTGTTAAAAGTTATCTGCTGGGAAAAGGAATTGACGAAAACCGGATTTCAGGCTCAGGTTATGGTTCGGCGCAGCCAAGCCGCATGAACCAGACAGAAGCATTAAAGAGATCAAACCGCAGGGTGGAAATTTGGGCAGAGCCTATAAAAAGATAA
- a CDS encoding DMT family transporter — protein sequence MKNIGIGILFSILWSSASVATKFGVRSAAPLILANVRFFIAGILLLSFSYLLSKDPSYRMPNKKEWKQLALFGFLNTTLYLGLYVYAMKFTAAGIGSLAVSVNPLIIVLLSAWWLKRHPRTEEWLGIILGMAGVGVATYPLLADSYTTIGGITLLLISMIAVSAASVYYATVQWELPNLLINGWQVCLGGVFLLPVTLLFSDFSTTVWDGTFWLPVLWLSLAVSIIGLICWFYLLRIDTVKASLWLFLCPLFGFFFAWWLMDEPVTIYTIVGTVLVIGGLYAGQRRKLMS from the coding sequence GTGAAAAACATTGGTATTGGCATTCTCTTTTCCATTCTGTGGTCGTCTGCATCTGTGGCTACCAAATTTGGAGTCCGGTCAGCTGCTCCGTTAATATTGGCAAACGTTCGCTTCTTTATTGCTGGTATCTTATTGTTGTCTTTTTCCTATTTGCTCAGCAAAGATCCGTCTTACCGGATGCCTAACAAAAAGGAATGGAAGCAGCTTGCGCTATTCGGATTCCTTAATACAACGCTTTATCTCGGCCTCTACGTGTACGCTATGAAATTTACTGCTGCCGGAATCGGCAGTCTGGCTGTTTCTGTTAACCCGCTGATCATTGTGCTGTTATCCGCCTGGTGGCTCAAAAGGCATCCACGGACGGAAGAATGGTTAGGGATAATTTTGGGAATGGCAGGGGTAGGCGTGGCAACTTACCCGTTACTGGCAGATAGTTATACGACAATAGGAGGGATAACATTGCTGCTGATCAGCATGATAGCGGTTTCCGCAGCCAGTGTATACTATGCTACGGTTCAGTGGGAGCTGCCCAATTTGCTGATCAATGGGTGGCAGGTTTGCTTGGGGGGTGTTTTTTTGCTTCCGGTAACATTGCTTTTCAGTGATTTTTCTACCACGGTCTGGGACGGAACATTCTGGCTTCCGGTGCTCTGGCTAAGCCTGGCCGTTTCCATCATCGGACTGATCTGCTGGTTTTACTTACTCAGAATTGACACAGTAAAAGCGTCCCTATGGCTCTTCCTATGCCCACTTTTCGGCTTCTTCTTCGCCTGGTGGCTCATGGACGAGCCGGTAACGATTTATACAATAGTCGGAACTGTGCTTGTAATCGGTGGATTATATGCGGGGCAGAGGCGGAAGCTGATGAGTTAA